The window GCTCTTTGCTtttttgcagcagtttgttCTCAAACTCGGTCTTCTTCTCATCCATCTTTTTACAAGCATTTTTCTGCTCAATAACTTCATCCAGTTTTCTTTTCACTTCTTTCACCAGTTCTTCATGAAACTCCTTAATTTTGGTTTCAAATCGGCCTCGCCACTGAACCAAGATTTCTTTGTCACTGTTCTCCTCAAAGTACTTTGTCATGTCTGTTTTGATGTCTTCATATGTTTCTCTCATTTCTTGATGAAGGTCACTGAGATTAACCCTCTCATGTTTTCCATTTTCAATGCTGGTATGAAGCTGGTTTTCAACAGTCAGCATGTGGCTCCTCAGGGTCCAGGTCCAGTTTCCATACTGGACCTCCAGTTTTCTGTATGTTACAATTTCCAGTGTGTTTTTGAAGCTGAAAACAAAGTGTTCATTCATCAGGGCGTTCCACAGGTCCTGGATTTTGCTTTTGAAATGTGAGAGAGGGATTCCATCAGACTGTGAAGCCTTAGACAGGATGATGTTCTTCAGTTCTTGGACACTCTCACTGTAACCTGGATTTGGAGGTGCCATTGGTGGACTTCCCTCCCATAACTGAGCAAAGTATTTCACATCTGTTTGCACATCAAATTTAATGACGTCACTGAAGCACTCTGCATCACAGGCCTCCTCTTTGGCTGCGAGTTTAGCCATCTGGTCCAGTTTTTCCTGCAGGCGTCTCTTTCCCtccatgtttttctctgcagctgtgatATCTGTCACATTCtggtgaacaaacacacaacttggAGAAAGTTTCACTTTCTTCATCCTCATGAAAGCTTGAACGATAACCTGCAGAACATCCTGCATCTCAGCTGGATTCTCACCAAAGATGTTGACCAGTGTCAAGTGTCCCAGACCAACAACAAATGTTGCCAGTTCATTGTCGTGGTGAAGAGTGGTGTTACCTGCCAACTCCAGAGCACGCAGCCCTTCAGTGTCCACCACTAGAATGTAGTCAAACCTGAAGTCTTCCTGGATTTCTTCTGAGACTTTGACCAGCTGCATGAAGGCCCCTCTGGTGCACCTGCCAGCACTCACTGCAAACTGCAGACCAAACATGGCGTTCAGCATTGTTGACTTTCCACTGCTTTGTACACCCAAAactgacaacacaaaaactCTCTGGTCTCCCAGTTTCTTGATGACTTCATCTAAAAGACTAGAGATCCATTTTAAAGGAACGTGGCCTGCATCAccatccatcagctccatcatgtGTCCTGATATCATCAGATCTGCAGCCAGCTCAGGGTATTTAGACCAGTCAGATTGTctgctggttgtttgtctcCCCTCAGATTTATGGGCTTCAAAGTTCTGTCCCATTTCTCTAAAGATGTGCTCCAAGCCAAAGGTGGCCGACTGCAGTTTTTTAGATATTTCTTCAAGTTCATTTTGTTTATTCGTGAACTCATCAgatttgtcatgtttgttcttcagATCCAAGACCTCAGACCAGGTTACATCATAGCTTTGTAGAATTGAAGAGAGATCATCTGTGGCTAGATCATCTATGAAGATCTGAGTCCATTTCAGGAAGTACTCTTTCTCCTCTGATGACAAAGACAAGAGACTTTCAGTGAATGACTTCATCAGTTCACTACAGGAAGCAGTGCGTTGTTCTTGTCGGATTTCTTCCAGTTGTTGTCGCTTCTGACTTTTTTCCTTCTCAATGTTTCCTCTCAGGTGATGCAGTTCTTTCTTTATTCTGCTCCACTCGTGCCACAGTTGGCCTTGACAGGGGAGAAATCTGTCTTTGATCTTTGAAATATCCATCCCTTGAAGCAAGTTTGATATTTTCTTTGCAGCCTGTTTCCCTTTTTGGCAGACTGAGTCATCTTCATCCACTCTGATTCCAGAGACGTCTGTCATAGATTCAAGCTGGAAGGATGAATGTGGTCCAGACAAAATCTTTCTAAGAATTCCTTTCAGTTTTCCAGATATATCTGGTTGGGTTCTTTCTCTCAAACCCATtttgtattttcctgttttGACCTTCTTTGTATCACAGTCATCACCAGCACTCAGAATGATGAGTGGCGTTGTGGATTTTAAAAGTTCTGTGATGACTGCAGCACTTTTGTGGCTTTTTTCCAGAGTTGGTACAAGAACAACATTAACTGAAGATTTTTCAGTCAGTATTTCTCGCTGTTTTTCACTCAGCAGAGCATCTCCATGAAGATTACAGAAGGCAGTGCAGTCAGTGAAGGAATCATCAGGTTTTCCAGCAGGGCAGTACCAGGCGATCTCTGCCACTCCATCCATCAGATGATGAGTTTTTGTGCTACCTGGGCAGTTTCTGTGGAAGAAGGTGCTGTGACGGTCGTTGATCAAGGAGTTCATGAGCTGAGATTTAGACAGAGACAGTGAACCCAGACGGAGAAATGACACCATGGGTGTCTGAGCTTTGCAGATGGGCATGCTCTTCATGCTGACAGATTTTGGATCGTCTTGGATTCTTCTTATCTTCCATGTTTTCATGATCTGTCTGAATgtccacagaggacatgtgAGTTCCTTTGTGAGTGGGTCAGGAACAAGGAGAGGTAAGGCGTACTGACACTGTGAGAGCTTTGTGATCATCTGCTGCTTCAGGAAGCTGTCTGAGCGGTGAAATACTGCCATTTGAACATCCAGTGGATgcacatcattctgttcagaatTATCAGAGGCTTCAGTAGTGCTATAAAGAGCATCAACAACATCTGTGTCATCACTGTCAGACTCTGAATCAGACTGTGAGATACCTGCATCAGGACTTTCTCTTCTTACAGGAATATATCTGGCTCTGTAGTCTAACCTCATTAACCTGTGAAGAAAAGTGTGAGCTAGGTCCTTCTCAGATGTGTCATGACTCTGTTTCATAGGTGGAGTAATTTTAAGAAAGTCTGCTGGTGACATCTTCTTCTGTTGATATTGTTCTTGAAGATGAAGTTTGCTGAGCAGAGTTTCCATTTCTCTTTGACGGCCTGTCTCTCTGTTCTCTTCAGAAACATTCGCTGACTGCTAGAAGTAATATAATAATTTAGTTTATAATTTCATTGTATTATGTGCTTAAGATAAATTAGAGTAAAAGTCTTTCTGACCTTTTCTTTGTGCCCGCTCACATGCCTATCCAAGGATCCTGCAATGAATCAATAGTCAATCAGATGACAATAAtaatgagataaaaaaaagtcttgACACCTTTAATTGTGTTTTAATCCTGTCaaacaatacataaaacatCACAAGATGGGATGATAAATATCAAATCTGTAATGGCCTGTCTTTAGTTGGTGTACTCAAcctttttactgtgtgtttgtcagtgtgttaaTTGACAAcctcttttctgttttatttcttcatGGGGCTTTTAActttctccttctttcctctAGATTTTTTagacctttttctttttctgaataATGAATATGATAATACAATGACAACAAATCTAGTTACACAAGGTCATATCTAATATATTAGACATCCTATATTCTCTATTTGTTGGAATGTCTCCAGTACAATACTACAGCCCTAAGTGGTTCAAaataactaattaaatatgaatgtatCACAAAAATCACCAATTGaacatttatttgatttattttggtgCATGACCTACGTTTTATAAAGCTGTCATATTGCCTATGTTTATACACATTCTATGGTCCAAGCATTCTGCCACTTGACAGATgatggaaaatgtatttaatgaccttataTTTTGCCATATACAAGCATTTATGATTTTGTAGCAGCACTGCTCCTTTTGAGTTGGTGGGGGGTGTGGTcaaggagagagaggctgaggagcagGGATAATTAGGACctgggtgcgtgtgtgtgtgtgtgtgtgtgtgtgtgtgtgtgtgtgtgtgtgtgtgtgtgtgtgtgtgtgtgtgtgtgtgtgtgtggcagcagcaggagaggctgGGAGCAGAGCGCATTGGGAGAAAGAAGCCTGAAAACAGCATGAAAAGAGGAGGCCAAACCAGCACCAACTCCACAATATTACCTCCACAGCGAGGCTCAAAGGCACAGGAAAGTGGGTGTGATAACCTGAGTGCTCTTTGGCAACAAAAAGTAAATGCAGTGGATGTGCAAGAGTGGTGGTGGCTTTCCATGACATGTGGGACAAACTTTGTGTGGCAGCCGGATCTCCCCTCACCTCTGGGACCTCCCTGACCCCCCTTCATAAGAACCTTAGTTTGGATTCTATTGACAAGAgactgctgatttttttttattgttgtatttttgttggaCTCTCCCTTAGTTTGAGACTTAATTTTGACTCAGACTGTTTATCATTTGTATTTGGATTTGATCTGTTGtattcaaaatatatataaccTGACATTGCTCACAGCATTCCTGAGTCCtgcattttctgttgtttgcaGGGGTGGGGCTAAAAGTGACTAAGTTAACtggacgcatgagtttttttcactcgtccaactctcaatGCCCCtaatgtgaacctgaccaaccaatgacagcctctctgttaggaagctacggctgaaaacgaaaagaaacggaggaactggtccctaaaacgaactccacctttatgttcggcactgtttctgccggcagcggcggcgcgtcttctaagactgtgactgtgtgtgtttgcgcccgacgtgtgtcgcagtggaagggccgcgtgtaaacGAACgcattataatgctacgagcacgtacgcgcccacctctctgaacattaccagctcgttatattcaggttcgctgctgtttctgtcctcagctgtgtgtgtgtgcgcgcgtgtgcgCACGTgcgtgcagtgggagggccgcgtgtgtacgTCAGatacagaggcaacagctaatgacgtcaccaaaacaataacgcaggaaTTGGAATTTGcgtaagaaacacaaataagtataacaaaatacatatttacacattatgattacttcatttcttattgtcattatatatattatttttcagatggttccagatgctccaggtaatttcccatgggcaaattgcgtttttgcaacagcacagttacagcaagcaaaagataagaaaagctatatacataataaaataaactaccgatattatgcaatacaatcaaaaaagagtttacagattaacaattactgcacagatgagtggaggtagaagtggtttgtagaaaactgtacatagtgcatcaaaagaacaagTAATTTACTGTATagtgtgctgtgtgaacattgcacctatcaaccaccaatccagctgttcatctgtggaaaaaacttctgccagtgactctgaaacagcatctcagtctataatcttttcttattctttcagaaacagtcgcgctgtaaatgtctcttttgtccctgcaatgtttgtgtggcaaaagttgaaaaatgaagctgcgctacatgaaagaagcgctgtttactgtgagcgtaacttccgggttagcgtaacaaaacatagcaccgctaataagtcaaataaaagtttccagtaagaaataacagtgaataacagtgtataacaggggtatgcagaacaatgcaccttctggctgagataacagtccgctacgcgtctattattgcgttcagacccgcttttcagatgtgtagaggactcagctagttagtggagatacttctcttgtcttcagaagacatctttgatacaccacgtcagaggcacaaggctctacaattggatatttgagcccgttgtgatatcgctcgatggtccgattggacactaacttgcccgtagaataatacagccagtctatcacacagacatgcctgaagtgtcctcttttcgaggaaagaaacagaacgtcactttcctgatatatgagcgactttgtaagacatatgctctcatatCGTATACGACgggtcaactccgaaataatcaagccccaaattataggggggctttggattattttaaataaaataaaatagggctagcgacgtcaacgcttaggaggcacacttcagtctgtttaaatgactgttgaataatactttacagaactacattagtctttgttttaacctatttgaaataaaactttattttgttctgtaattgttatttaaattttcatgtttattgaaaactaatactgagtgcacgttatcagagttgttgtttacctttaaaatctactgatagtttttgagaggtgacagagtaggctacctgacgtcatttacacagaaacatgcaaattagtgtcaatgtaaaaacaaatcgtgataaaatcgcgatcgtgattttatcattaaagaatcgtgatataaaatttttgccatatcgcccacccctagtccaggatgtattttggtccaagaccattcagtgctttgtagactaggagtaaagttttgaaatgtatcctttgactcacaggaagccagtgcagtgatttgatgaccggtgtgatgtggtccattttcctggtgttactcagaactctagcagcagcattttggaccagctgcagctgcctgagtttttgctaagacctgtgaggacgccgttacaatagcctactgaaaataagtgcatgaataagtttttctgtgtcttgtttggaccgAACTACACAGTGTAACTACgttacgtgtgtgtgtacctaCAATGTTTGAGAGGGATTGGAGCAGGAGTGAAATCCACATTAAGGAGTGTGATGCTTGTGTTATGCATAAGATGCTCCACTTTAGTATGTGTCATGTGCTTGTTCGCATTTGTTGTGTATGTGGGAGAAGTGGAAGAAGGGAAACAGGTTTATGCCAATGTCAACAAACTGAACCCGTTTGTCTGCGCAGGTTAACAGCATGCATGTCCACACCGGTTCGCTCCTCGGCTCGGTCAGCTCGCTCTAACTTCACCTcagtttgtgttgcagtgcttaTGGCTCGAATACAGTCGCAACATTAATCctacaggttttatttttacgcgtttgttaaaataaataaatgaaaactggATTGATTAATATATAGACTGTCAACCTTTCCCTGATGATGTGATATTCAGATTAATTTTGAGGTTATACAGTTTAACAGGATTCATGTTCAATGGTGCTTGAAAGTGTAAGGCCAAATGGGCTTCAGTAATGGTCATACTAAAAAGACAGAtcaaaatgttttccttttaaaaatgtaagtCTACTTGTATTATTTTGGTCTTAATGCgttattttcattttgttgtctttCAGCTTCAGGACAAGTTTCACAGCATCACCAAGGTGCTCCTGGAACCAAAGTTCGTCTCAAAGCTAGATGAATACACTCCCAGCTTCCTGGCTCTCTTCCATTTCAAGGGTGGAAATGTTGGGCTGACGTTGCAGGCTGCTCTCCCTCAAGGTATTATTCAGTGTGCTTGTTTGTTAATATTTTAAGGTTATTTCTAGTTAATATTTTAAgttatttgttgtttaaaaaCTACTTTAATATGAAATTTGCAAGGCAGGCTCCAGAGCTGAGGTTGAAAAGGTTAGTTGATGGTTGATTAGGACCTCTGACTTCCTGGGGATTCAGCAAGTATCCTTATTAACTTGATTCAGTTGTTTAACAATGATATAAGGTACTTGAAAAAAGTACAACTTGTTAGATGAAACTCTGATATCCCTTACACAAAAATCAATGAAGGTATctgatgtgtctttttttcttaaaagtCAGCATTTTGTAAGTAACTTCGTAATAGTGACAATAGGACTGTATAATCATTTGAACCTATTTGACCAGCTTGCACAAGAACAGCATTGATTTGGAATATTAAGAAATAACAATGTTTAGTGAGTGGtaatcaaaaatatatatttttgttgtttcaggCTCCTCAAAATCAGAGCATCAACATGAcaagggaggctgtcattggctgTAATTGAATTTGCTGAGATTCTTGTCAAAATTAACTGATTTTTGCCACAAGACTGATTTGTACCAACTAGATATACTTGAATTGTATTAACTCATGATTTCACATGCTATGAGTAAATCTAACACATTTTAagcattgtttttaattaatgtcaactcaatttttttccatttaactGAGCAGTTCAGCATATTTTAATCAATTTTTACACAATTAAAATCTACTCAATTATATTACGTGTCACTTTGTTGCCATAATTTTTTTAAGTAACCATGGCTCAAACTCATtacagtgaacagagaggctgctaataaaaaacagtcaatttacattttcagtacccagaaccagctatggatAAGCagtttcccttctgggattattaaagtatttctgattctgattcagaagtctgtgtgtcatgaggcaggctgtgggcatcaagtgaacagagaggctgctaataaaaaacatgcaTTCACCATTTTTTGCTGTgaaagtattcctgctttagattaatgttgtgattaatgcatggacctgtgttagcagacagtagctaacaaaGCTAACTGAGCtggagcaccggcatcatgactgaggctcattatagaaacacagctggcagcgtgacaccacctccatgcagagtctgacctcacatcagtccagcactgtgttcatcacatggaacaagtaactacagacactgtagaaatgtagtggagtagaaagtacaggtaacagctgcaacatggaatggagtaaaagtataaagtatgcactattatttttacttaagtaaagcagaaatacataaaaatgtacttaagtacagtaacaaagtataaatacttagttactttccaccattGTACATAAGTGAGTTCAAAATGTCCCATCAGGCTGCTGCAATGATGGCCATACTGccacacttccttttttttaggCAGCAATAACTAAGCTGTTACCTTTGTCTTTGGCTTCACATGGTTCAGATGTGGTTTCAGATTGTCCTCCTGTGCTGTCGTCAGTCTTCTCTGAGTTTTCATCACTTCCAGGTTCCTTCATTGAATCACGCTGAACAAAAGGTAACATTATATTAAGTTAACTTCACCTGTTCAGAGAGtttgtgttgaatgttttcAGTAATTGTTAGGCTCAGAAAATGCTATTTAGGTCAACACCAAGCACTCAGGATCAGTCATTCATTAAATTACTAATGATTTTAAAAACTGTTAAGTACCAATTAATATAGCTTTTTGTAGACTTTGATACTGAGACAGTTCACACAGAAGCCTAAAAGTCTGATCTGGTCTACCTCCCAAGAGTAGAGTGTTTTAGAAAAAAACCCTTCAAGTATTTGACACATTCTTACCTGT of the Parambassis ranga chromosome 8, fParRan2.1, whole genome shotgun sequence genome contains:
- the LOC114439931 gene encoding interferon-induced very large GTPase 1-like isoform X6; amino-acid sequence: MENKSEIKEQRDSMKEPGSDENSEKTDDSAGGQSETTSEPCEAKDKGEEMVAEAKLKCDSMNEPGGAEDSEKTEDSTGGELETRSEPSEAKEKDCAAAEEMENKSEIKEQRDSMKEPGSDENSEKTDDSTGGQSETTSEPCEAKDKGSLDRHVSGHKEKQSANVSEENRETGRQREMETLLSKLHLQEQYQQKKMSPADFLKITPPMKQSHDTSEKDLAHTFLHRLMRLDYRARYIPVRRESPDAGISQSDSESDSDDTDVVDALYSTTEASDNSEQNDVHPLDVQMAVFHRSDSFLKQQMITKLSQCQYALPLLVPDPLTKELTCPLWTFRQIMKTWKIRRIQDDPKSVSMKSMPICKAQTPMVSFLRLGSLSLSKSQLMNSLINDRHSTFFHRNCPGSTKTHHLMDGVAEIAWYCPAGKPDDSFTDCTAFCNLHGDALLSEKQREILTEKSSVNVVLVPTLEKSHKSAAVITELLKSTTPLIILSAGDDCDTKKVKTGKYKMGLRERTQPDISGKLKGILRKILSGPHSSFQLESMTDVSGIRVDEDDSVCQKGKQAAKKISNLLQGMDISKIKDRFLPCQGQLWHEWSRIKKELHHLRGNIEKEKSQKRQQLEEIRQEQRTASCSELMKSFTESLLSLSSEEKEYFLKWTQIFIDDLATDDLSSILQSYDVTWSEVLDLKNKHDKSDEFTNKQNELEEISKKLQSATFGLEHIFREMGQNFEAHKSEGRQTTSRQSDWSKYPELAADLMISGHMMELMDGDAGHVPLKWISSLLDEVIKKLGDQRVFVLSVLGVQSSGKSTMLNAMFGLQFAVSAGRCTRGAFMQLVKVSEEIQEDFRFDYILVVDTEGLRALELAGNTTLHHDNELATFVVGLGHLTLVNIFGENPAEMQDVLQVIVQAFMRMKKVKLSPSCVFVHQNVTDITAAEKNMEGKRRLQEKLDQMAKLAAKEEACDAECFSDVIKFDVQTDVKYFAQLWEGSPPMAPPNPGYSESVQELKNIILSKASQSDGIPLSHFKSKIQDLWNALMNEHFVFSFKNTLEIVTYRKLEVQYGNWTWTLRSHMLTVENQLHTSIENGKHERVNLSDLHQEMRETYEDIKTDMTKYFEENSDKEILVQWRGRFETKIKEFHEELVKEVKRKLDEVIEQKNACKKMDEKKTEFENKLLQKSKELAHQLKDKATDEEELKKQFDSVWSQWVTELTGNMKPIRDINLEEDQMLILQELGIEWPLVNKSKTSGRYTKISEVGDYSGYIIHKKHTNVFKAGIDKLVETVTGRSLHFEDQEQIRSLINDVEQQCIDDIKSKPVATRGYSPTYLQEVAKNVQKKVTEFESERKYTFKKEFRVDLILYVFDRAESFLSQSHMTYKKNNDSRTYLNSKKTEYYNVFRSFCKGNSSAVVFGEMICEKLRVSTIEAVCNETAIDVAKEMKCRFPAFNGNRLDLEKHVLKSLAEKEDFKAFISYIHHPKNYVETFIKEEVEKYILREIKGKVLDILKKNVGVISELIRTALFTATVKTQKGGTDMWVEEFSTSLKEKLTLGTISCQNFRDLEKFDFLKEEIEKGLKPIMEEVSRLSLTKLKDFRQSPDQILIDQLCDCCWETCPFCAAVCTNSLKDHSPDKHSVPFHRSGSVRGCHYRRTDIMWVEFCTTNVASDRSFYPEHDSEHTVPYKEYTTAGPRYENWRITPDESKLKYWTWFVCRFQTELEEHYGYKFKSYGEIPSELRTHTKEEAIQSLDEMYKL
- the LOC114439931 gene encoding interferon-induced very large GTPase 1-like isoform X3, encoding MMDEAEIITLLEKIDVMVAENNPSCYRLMCDENEEQQEDLDHKSYEEESAGTDCPAAEDMENKSDIKEQRDSMKEPGSDENSEKTDDSAGGQSETTSEPCEAKDKGEEMVAEAKLKCDSMNEPGGAEDSEKTEDSTGGELETRSEPSEAKEKDCAAAEEMENKSEIKEQRDSMKEPGSDENSEKTDDSTGGQSETTSEPCEAKDKGSLDRHVSGHKEKQSANVSEENRETGRQREMETLLSKLHLQEQYQQKKMSPADFLKITPPMKQSHDTSEKDLAHTFLHRLMRLDYRARYIPVRRESPDAGISQSDSESDSDDTDVVDALYSTTEASDNSEQNDVHPLDVQMAVFHRSDSFLKQQMITKLSQCQYALPLLVPDPLTKELTCPLWTFRQIMKTWKIRRIQDDPKSVSMKSMPICKAQTPMVSFLRLGSLSLSKSQLMNSLINDRHSTFFHRNCPGSTKTHHLMDGVAEIAWYCPAGKPDDSFTDCTAFCNLHGDALLSEKQREILTEKSSVNVVLVPTLEKSHKSAAVITELLKSTTPLIILSAGDDCDTKKVKTGKYKMGLRERTQPDISGKLKGILRKILSGPHSSFQLESMTDVSGIRVDEDDSVCQKGKQAAKKISNLLQGMDISKIKDRFLPCQGQLWHEWSRIKKELHHLRGNIEKEKSQKRQQLEEIRQEQRTASCSELMKSFTESLLSLSSEEKEYFLKWTQIFIDDLATDDLSSILQSYDVTWSEVLDLKNKHDKSDEFTNKQNELEEISKKLQSATFGLEHIFREMGQNFEAHKSEGRQTTSRQSDWSKYPELAADLMISGHMMELMDGDAGHVPLKWISSLLDEVIKKLGDQRVFVLSVLGVQSSGKSTMLNAMFGLQFAVSAGRCTRGAFMQLVKVSEEIQEDFRFDYILVVDTEGLRALELAGNTTLHHDNELATFVVGLGHLTLVNIFGENPAEMQDVLQVIVQAFMRMKKVKLSPSCVFVHQNVTDITAAEKNMEGKRRLQEKLDQMAKLAAKEEACDAECFSDVIKFDVQTDVKYFAQLWEGSPPMAPPNPGYSESVQELKNIILSKASQSDGIPLSHFKSKIQDLWNALMNEHFVFSFKNTLEIVTYRKLEVQYGNWTWTLRSHMLTVENQLHTSIENGKHERVNLSDLHQEMRETYEDIKTDMTKYFEENSDKEILVQWRGRFETKIKEFHEELVKEVKRKLDEVIEQKNACKKMDEKKTEFENKLLQKSKELAHQLKDKATDEEELKKQFDSVWSQWVTELTGNMKPIRDINLEEDQMLILQELGIEWPLVNKSKTSGRYTKISEVGDYSGYIIHKKHTNVFKAGIDKLVETVTGRSLHFEDQEQIRSLINDVEQQCIDDIKSKPVATRGYSPTYLQEVAKNVQKKVTEFESERKYTFKKEFRVDLILYVFDRAESFLSQSHMTYKKNNDSRTYLNSKKTEYYNVFRSFCKGNSSAVVFGEMICEKLRVSTIEAVCNETAIDVAKEMKCRFPAFNGNRLDLEKHVLKSLAEKEDFKAFISYIHHPKNYVETFIKEEVEKYILREIKGKVLDILKKNVGVISELIRTALFTATVKTQKGGTDMWVEEFSTSLKEKLTLGTISCQNFRDLEKFDFLKEEIEKGLKPIMEEVSRLSLTKLKDFRQSPDQILIDQLCDCCWETCPFCAAVCTNSLKDHSPDKHSVPFHRSGSVRGCHYRRTDIMWVEFCTTNVASDRSFYPEHDSEHTVPYKEYTTAGPRYENWRITPDESKLKYWTWFVCRFQTELEEHYGYKFKSYGEIPSELRTHTKEEAIQSLDEMYKL